In Verrucomicrobiia bacterium, one genomic interval encodes:
- a CDS encoding PLP-dependent transferase: MNACDLLHNPVWRPDQLGQSIPASPHAVSVALPRWRDVVGYEEKSAEVMGRLSSGYPRFVIHPLVLELGRQLGHGQPCLPFPSARAAELAAAFARDAGAEARVVSSQGLYGVCAEAAGHTALRVFWQHTGLIVSSREAEARLGGRNGQADYEPARASLRRQLAGFYDCSEDDVFLAPSGMASMFAALLAVLERAPGLPTAQLGFPYVDSLKLQQKFGHRGILLQHLEGIETQLGNLLERECLSGCFCEIPGNPLLGSADLRQVAPLLRAHRVPLIVDDVVATPMNIDLSPHADLIATSLTKFIVGTGDAMGGALICNPRSPLYPELKQIVRTRHEELLWGQDAIVLDQQARGFPERMRRHNENGLLLAERLRRHPAVERVWYPKWEFNDAYEAVRRKDGGWGALLTFLPKDAQTTSSAIYDRLAFCKGPSLGTIFTLACPFTLLAHYTELDWAEACGVSRYLIRISVGLEDPEEIWKRLAHALEGDTTS, encoded by the coding sequence ATGAACGCGTGCGACTTGCTCCACAATCCGGTCTGGCGGCCTGACCAATTGGGCCAGTCCATCCCGGCTTCGCCGCACGCGGTCTCGGTCGCTCTGCCGCGCTGGCGCGATGTGGTTGGCTACGAAGAGAAGAGCGCTGAGGTCATGGGTCGGCTGTCCAGCGGCTATCCGCGATTTGTGATTCATCCCCTGGTGCTCGAACTGGGCCGGCAACTGGGCCACGGCCAGCCTTGTCTGCCGTTTCCATCGGCCCGAGCGGCGGAGTTGGCGGCTGCGTTCGCCCGCGATGCCGGCGCCGAGGCCCGTGTGGTCTCCAGCCAAGGCTTATACGGCGTGTGTGCCGAAGCCGCCGGCCATACAGCCTTGCGCGTCTTCTGGCAGCACACTGGCCTCATCGTTTCCAGCCGCGAGGCCGAGGCGCGGCTGGGCGGCAGAAATGGCCAAGCCGACTACGAACCTGCCCGCGCCTCGCTACGGCGGCAACTGGCCGGCTTTTACGATTGCAGCGAGGACGACGTCTTTCTAGCCCCAAGCGGCATGGCCTCCATGTTCGCGGCCTTGCTAGCCGTCCTCGAGCGGGCGCCCGGCCTGCCGACCGCGCAATTGGGCTTTCCTTATGTCGATAGTCTGAAACTGCAGCAGAAATTCGGGCACCGCGGCATCCTGCTTCAGCACTTAGAGGGTATCGAAACACAATTGGGAAACTTGCTCGAACGAGAATGTCTCTCCGGTTGTTTCTGCGAAATCCCGGGCAATCCGTTGCTGGGTAGCGCTGATTTGCGCCAGGTCGCCCCGCTCTTAAGGGCACACCGCGTGCCACTGATAGTGGATGACGTTGTCGCAACACCCATGAACATCGATCTGAGCCCCCACGCCGATTTGATTGCGACCAGCCTGACCAAATTCATCGTTGGCACCGGCGATGCCATGGGCGGCGCGCTCATCTGCAATCCCCGCTCGCCCCTCTACCCCGAACTCAAGCAGATTGTGCGCACCCGCCATGAGGAACTGCTTTGGGGCCAGGATGCCATTGTCCTGGACCAACAGGCGCGCGGCTTCCCGGAACGGATGCGGCGGCACAACGAGAATGGCCTGCTGTTGGCCGAGCGTTTGCGGCGCCATCCTGCGGTCGAACGGGTGTGGTACCCCAAATGGGAATTCAACGACGCTTACGAAGCCGTCCGCCGCAAGGACGGCGGCTGGGGCGCTCTCCTGACCTTTTTGCCCAAAGACGCCCAGACCACTTCATCGGCAATTTACGACCGCCTCGCTTTCTGCAAAGGCCCAAGCCTGGGAACCATTTTTACCCTGGCTTGCCCGTTCACACTGCTGGCGCATTACACCGAATTGGATTGGGCCGAGGCCTGTGGTGTCTCCCGTTACCTGATCCGAATTTCTGTTGGCTTGGAGGACCCGGAGGAAATATGGAAACGTCTCGCGCATGCTTTAGAGGGCGACACTACATCATGA
- a CDS encoding type II secretion system protein, whose amino-acid sequence MKKNRSYPTARLTRSIPGDWQFPPGAPRAAFTLIELLVVIAIIAILASMLLPGLARAKESANRIKCVNNLKQLTLALKLYADDFNDYYPPRTNAYRWPTLLVDYYRTTNLLVCPTDASRGVPLTMLGSPTPQDRAPRSYLINGWNDYLTNDLVVPAAMKETAVVMPSITVVFGEKKNLPNETPPVALDYYMDLLEGDGNDFDRVEHGCHSANRIPKVKAGGSNFAFVDGSAHFIKYGGSVWPENLWAVREADRLRYAFQPY is encoded by the coding sequence ATGAAAAAGAATCGATCTTATCCAACGGCCCGTCTCACGCGAAGCATCCCAGGCGATTGGCAATTCCCGCCGGGCGCCCCTCGCGCTGCTTTTACTCTCATCGAGTTATTGGTCGTTATTGCCATTATAGCTATCCTGGCCAGCATGCTCCTGCCAGGGTTGGCCCGGGCCAAAGAATCGGCCAATCGCATTAAATGCGTGAACAACCTCAAACAGCTCACTTTGGCACTGAAGCTCTACGCGGATGATTTTAACGACTACTATCCGCCCCGCACCAATGCTTACCGGTGGCCGACGCTCCTGGTGGATTATTACCGCACCACAAACCTGCTGGTCTGCCCCACCGACGCCTCGCGTGGCGTCCCATTAACGATGCTGGGCTCCCCGACCCCGCAGGACCGCGCCCCTCGAAGCTATTTGATCAATGGATGGAACGATTACCTCACCAATGACCTGGTCGTGCCTGCGGCTATGAAAGAAACAGCCGTTGTGATGCCCTCGATCACAGTCGTTTTTGGCGAGAAAAAAAACTTGCCCAACGAGACCCCTCCGGTCGCCCTGGACTATTATATGGATTTGCTTGAGGGCGATGGAAATGACTTTGACCGCGTCGAACACGGCTGTCACTCAGCCAATCGTATTCCCAAGGTCAAGGCCGGCGGCTCCAATTTTGCTTTCGTCGATGGCAGCGCGCATTTCATCAAATATGGCGGCTCGGTATGGCCGGAAAACCTATGGGCCGTTCGTGAAGCCGACCGCCTCCGCTACGCGTTCCAGCCATACTAA
- a CDS encoding glutamine--tRNA ligase/YqeY domain fusion protein: MTTANKPSNPPSATASPPAPSDFIRDIVEAHVKEGKYPQIHTRFPPEPNGYLHIGHAKSICLNFGIAREFGGICNLRMDDTNPAKEEVEYVDSITADVKWLIEDWADDRLGLKAQGAALKTQALNGKTDFYLPPLYPSALKQASACEPFYASDYFPQIYEYALQLIRKGVAYVDDLSAEDTDKYRGAPDRPGQESPFRNRSVEENLDLFVRMKNGEFPDGARTLRARIDMASPNIWLRDPVLYRIRHAEHHHTGNQWCIYPMYDFAHCLSDYIEGITHSICTLEFEVHRPLYDWILEHLDLPRPLPRQYEFAKLIPSYTIVSKRKLIQLVNENVVTGWDDPRMPTISGLRRRGIPASALRQFAYNIGVTKYSSQTDIAVFEHVIREDLNRRALRRLAVLRPLKVVITNYPAGKIEQVAAVNNPEDENAGTRNVPFSRDLFIERDDFMETPPPKYFRLRPGGEARLKYAYIIKCDEVIKDAGGNITELRCTADLDSKTGGPTASRKIKGTIHWVSAAHALDAETRLYDRLFTAAEPDAEGDFKKHLNPNSLEVVTAKCEPSLKEARPELRFQFERLAYFALDPDSAPGKPVFNRTITLKDTWAKEARKPL, translated from the coding sequence ATGACAACTGCCAACAAACCGTCCAACCCGCCTTCGGCCACCGCCAGCCCGCCCGCTCCATCGGATTTCATCCGCGACATCGTCGAGGCCCACGTAAAGGAAGGCAAATATCCCCAAATCCACACCCGTTTCCCCCCCGAACCAAACGGTTATCTGCACATCGGTCATGCCAAATCCATTTGCCTCAACTTCGGCATCGCTCGCGAGTTTGGCGGCATTTGCAACCTGCGCATGGACGACACCAATCCCGCCAAGGAAGAGGTGGAGTATGTGGATTCCATTACGGCGGACGTGAAGTGGCTGATTGAGGATTGGGCTGACGACCGGCTGGGACTCAAGGCTCAAGGCGCAGCCCTCAAAACCCAAGCCCTCAATGGCAAGACTGATTTTTATCTCCCGCCCCTCTACCCGTCCGCCCTCAAACAAGCGTCCGCCTGCGAGCCCTTTTACGCCTCCGATTATTTCCCGCAGATTTATGAATACGCCCTCCAGCTCATTCGCAAGGGCGTTGCGTATGTCGATGATTTATCCGCTGAAGACACCGACAAATACCGCGGCGCGCCAGACCGCCCAGGACAGGAAAGCCCCTTCCGCAATCGTTCGGTCGAGGAAAACCTCGATCTGTTCGTGCGGATGAAAAACGGGGAGTTCCCCGACGGCGCCCGGACCTTGCGCGCCCGCATCGACATGGCCTCGCCCAACATCTGGCTGCGCGACCCGGTTCTTTACCGCATTCGCCACGCCGAACACCACCACACAGGCAATCAATGGTGCATCTACCCCATGTACGACTTTGCGCATTGCCTGAGTGATTACATCGAAGGCATCACTCACAGCATCTGCACGCTTGAATTCGAGGTCCATCGCCCTCTCTATGATTGGATTCTCGAACATCTCGACCTGCCGCGGCCCCTGCCGCGCCAATATGAATTCGCCAAGCTGATTCCCAGCTACACCATCGTTTCCAAGCGCAAGCTCATCCAGCTTGTCAATGAGAACGTCGTCACCGGTTGGGATGACCCGCGCATGCCCACCATTTCCGGGTTGCGGCGTCGTGGCATTCCGGCCAGCGCCCTCCGCCAGTTCGCTTACAATATCGGTGTCACCAAATACAGCAGCCAGACCGATATCGCCGTCTTCGAGCATGTCATTCGCGAAGACCTGAATCGCCGGGCCCTGCGGCGTTTGGCCGTCCTGCGCCCGCTCAAGGTGGTGATCACCAATTATCCTGCGGGGAAAATTGAGCAAGTCGCGGCGGTTAACAACCCCGAGGACGAGAACGCCGGGACACGCAATGTCCCCTTCAGCCGCGACCTCTTTATCGAGCGGGATGATTTCATGGAAACGCCCCCGCCCAAGTATTTCCGCCTGCGCCCGGGCGGCGAGGCGCGCCTCAAATACGCTTATATTATCAAGTGTGATGAAGTGATTAAGGATGCCGGCGGCAATATCACCGAGTTGCGCTGCACGGCGGACCTGGACAGCAAAACCGGCGGCCCGACCGCCTCGCGCAAGATAAAGGGCACCATCCATTGGGTGAGCGCCGCCCATGCGCTGGATGCGGAGACGCGCCTTTATGATCGACTTTTTACCGCCGCTGAACCGGATGCAGAAGGCGACTTTAAAAAGCATCTTAACCCGAATTCACTCGAAGTGGTGACCGCCAAATGCGAGCCCAGCCTCAAGGAAGCCCGACCCGAGTTGCGCTTTCAGTTCGAGCGCCTGGCTTATTTCGCGCTGGACCCCGACAGTGCGCCGGGCAAACCGGTGTTCAATCGGACGATCACCTTGAAAGACACCTGGGCAAAAGAGGCCAGAAAGCCTTTGTGA